A genomic region of Thermodesulfovibrio aggregans contains the following coding sequences:
- the flgA gene encoding flagellar basal body P-ring formation chaperone FlgA — MGRVLILLIVFILVWVNSPIFASDNSLLYQLLSREIKKISSDREIQIGQIKFIGFEPQRSCIPENLKIREIKRPSSVEFTFICAGRQYRALANYEVLTTIYVTQRPLKRGESVKEEDILEIKKPLSRIPVGTITDRSLIIGKVAKRNLARGLIIKEDYLYPDTPVKKGSKVNVIVDAGQVTIMTEGVLKSDAVVGGSARVQCFQTGKEIVGKLEDKDRVRVEL; from the coding sequence ATTTTATTAATAGTTTTTATTTTAGTCTGGGTGAATTCGCCAATTTTTGCCTCTGACAATAGCCTTCTATATCAGCTTTTATCAAGGGAAATAAAAAAAATTTCATCAGACAGGGAAATTCAGATTGGGCAGATAAAATTTATAGGTTTTGAACCTCAGAGAAGTTGTATCCCAGAAAACTTAAAAATTCGGGAGATAAAAAGACCAAGCTCAGTAGAGTTTACTTTTATTTGTGCTGGCAGACAGTATAGAGCTCTGGCAAATTATGAGGTTTTAACTACAATTTATGTTACCCAAAGACCATTGAAAAGAGGGGAGTCGGTTAAAGAAGAGGATATTTTAGAAATCAAGAAACCTTTGAGTAGAATTCCTGTTGGAACCATTACAGATCGTAGCCTGATAATAGGAAAGGTAGCAAAGAGAAATCTTGCAAGAGGACTGATAATAAAGGAAGACTATCTTTATCCTGACACACCTGTTAAAAAAGGAAGTAAAGTAAATGTGATAGTGGATGCTGGACAGGTCACTATAATGACTGAGGGTGTCTTAAAATCTGACGCTGTAGTTGGTGGAAGTGCTCGTGTACAGTGTTTTCAAACTGGCAAGGAAATTGTAGGGAAATTAGAAGATAAAGACAGAGTGAGGGTGGAATTATGA
- a CDS encoding flagellar basal body L-ring protein FlgH, which translates to MKKILLASLLIIFLVSCSELKEVRDIKNAGMPPKYYPEPPQAQEATEGSLWRNRASLYEDKKARRVNDLVTIIINESTSAQKKASTSASRDSSTNYGLDTFFGMNTDFNIQNLPIINGFYKAGNVFSPSIKGSAKSDFKGDGDTARTGRITGTITAKVVEVLPNGNLVIESRKEIIVNNEKEILVLRGIIRPDDISQNNTILSQYVADAQIYLVGEGTLGDKQSQGWLVRFLDKIWPF; encoded by the coding sequence ATGAAAAAAATACTTTTAGCAAGTCTCCTTATAATTTTTCTTGTATCATGTTCAGAACTCAAAGAGGTAAGAGATATTAAAAATGCTGGAATGCCGCCAAAATACTATCCAGAGCCTCCTCAAGCTCAGGAAGCAACTGAAGGTTCTTTATGGAGGAATAGGGCTTCTCTTTATGAAGATAAAAAGGCTCGCAGAGTAAATGACCTGGTTACAATTATAATAAATGAGTCAACTTCAGCTCAGAAAAAAGCATCCACCTCTGCATCAAGAGATTCTTCAACAAACTACGGACTTGACACATTTTTTGGAATGAATACTGATTTCAATATACAAAATCTTCCAATTATAAACGGATTTTATAAAGCAGGTAATGTTTTTTCTCCTTCAATTAAAGGTTCTGCGAAGAGTGATTTTAAGGGAGATGGAGACACAGCAAGAACTGGCAGAATTACAGGAACAATTACAGCAAAGGTTGTTGAAGTGTTGCCTAACGGCAACCTTGTCATAGAGTCCCGTAAGGAAATCATAGTTAACAACGAAAAAGAAATTCTTGTTTTAAGAGGTATCATAAGACCTGACGATATAAGTCAGAACAATACAATTCTAAGCCAGTATGTAGCAGATGCTCAGATATATCTTGTTGGTGAAGGAACACTTGGTGACAAACAGTCTCAGGGCTGGCTTGTAAGGTTTCTTGACAAAATCTGGCCCTTTTAG
- a CDS encoding flagellar basal body P-ring protein FlgI: MKNFIIVFLSFLLISTSYAERIKDIANWSGIRENQLVGYGLVVGLNGTGDKDGTYLYQPIANMLSRMGITVNVKDLKGKVKNVAAVMVTAKLPTNVKPGAKIDVQVSSIGDAKSLQGGTLLMTPLTGPDGEVYALAQGPISIGGFIAAGRAAQAIKNHQNVGYIPEGAIVERAVPVNMNAKSELNLLLQFPDITTAKNIAEKINDTFKAGIAKALDPGTIAVTVPSNYRGNVIDFMAEVEKIEVSTDLPARVVINERTGTVVIGSHVKITPVALAHGGLTITIKETPEVVQPPPLAPRGAATETVPRTEVKAEEKQASLLEVQGSTVGELVKALNALGVTPKDLISILQALKTSGALKADLVIM; the protein is encoded by the coding sequence ATGAAGAATTTTATTATTGTTTTCTTAAGTTTTTTGCTTATATCTACTTCCTATGCTGAAAGAATAAAGGACATAGCAAACTGGTCAGGTATAAGAGAAAATCAGCTTGTGGGATACGGTCTTGTTGTTGGTTTAAATGGAACAGGAGACAAAGATGGAACATATCTTTATCAGCCAATTGCCAACATGCTTAGCAGAATGGGAATTACAGTAAATGTAAAGGATTTGAAAGGTAAGGTTAAAAATGTTGCAGCCGTAATGGTTACAGCAAAGCTTCCTACAAATGTTAAGCCGGGTGCGAAGATTGATGTACAGGTTTCATCAATTGGTGATGCAAAGAGCCTTCAAGGTGGCACACTTCTTATGACACCTCTCACAGGTCCTGATGGAGAAGTGTACGCCTTAGCTCAAGGACCGATCTCAATAGGTGGGTTTATTGCTGCAGGACGGGCTGCTCAGGCTATAAAAAATCATCAAAATGTTGGATATATTCCTGAAGGAGCTATTGTAGAGAGAGCAGTTCCTGTTAATATGAATGCAAAGAGTGAACTTAACCTTCTTCTTCAGTTCCCAGATATAACTACCGCTAAAAACATTGCTGAGAAAATAAATGATACTTTTAAAGCCGGGATTGCAAAAGCTCTTGACCCAGGCACAATAGCAGTTACTGTTCCCTCAAACTATAGAGGAAATGTGATTGATTTTATGGCTGAAGTTGAAAAGATTGAAGTTTCCACTGATTTGCCAGCCCGTGTTGTCATAAACGAAAGAACAGGTACTGTTGTCATCGGTTCTCATGTAAAGATAACTCCTGTAGCCCTTGCACATGGTGGCTTAACAATTACAATTAAGGAGACTCCTGAAGTTGTTCAACCGCCTCCTTTAGCTCCAAGAGGAGCAGCGACAGAGACTGTTCCGAGAACTGAAGTAAAAGCTGAAGAAAAACAGGCATCTCTATTAGAAGTACAGGGTTCCACCGTAGGAGAACTTGTAAAAGCACTGAATGCACTTGGAGTAACACCCAAGGATTTAATATCCATACTTCAGGCACTTAAAACCTCAGGTGCATTAAAGGCAGATTTAGTCATAATGTGA
- a CDS encoding M23 family metallopeptidase yields MINRVNTQILIDATEKKELSKKIETLFLTELLKVMLENTSFSEGKTTSTYMTAIIPQIAEMMAEREIGIGNFLTENANFLNTISKNQKIELKPPVENKDKEIKLNWTGKISLPVSGKITSSFGLRIDPIDGKLRHHNGIDIAVPEGTPVKPALSGKVIYSGYKGGYGKCVIVEHDNGIQTIYAHNSKNLVKAGDTVTPESVIALSGSTGRTTGPHLHFEVRKNGVAVNPVAMLNNYDKSPIL; encoded by the coding sequence ATGATAAATAGAGTTAATACACAGATATTGATTGATGCTACAGAAAAAAAGGAACTTTCAAAAAAGATTGAAACTTTATTTCTTACGGAACTGCTAAAAGTTATGCTTGAGAATACATCTTTTTCTGAAGGGAAAACTACTTCAACCTATATGACAGCGATTATTCCTCAAATAGCAGAGATGATGGCTGAAAGAGAAATAGGAATTGGTAATTTCTTAACTGAGAATGCCAATTTTTTAAACACCATCTCAAAGAATCAAAAAATTGAGCTTAAGCCTCCTGTAGAAAATAAAGATAAAGAGATAAAACTTAATTGGACTGGAAAAATCTCTTTACCTGTATCAGGCAAAATAACTTCATCTTTTGGATTAAGAATCGATCCAATAGATGGAAAGCTGAGGCATCATAATGGGATAGATATAGCAGTTCCTGAGGGCACTCCAGTTAAACCGGCTTTATCCGGGAAAGTTATTTACTCTGGTTATAAAGGTGGATATGGAAAATGTGTTATAGTAGAGCATGATAATGGAATCCAGACCATCTATGCCCATAATTCGAAAAATCTTGTTAAAGCTGGTGATACTGTTACTCCAGAGAGTGTCATTGCTCTTTCCGGTTCAACAGGAAGAACAACCGGTCCACATCTTCACTTCGAAGTTCGCAAAAATGGTGTAGCTGTGAATCCTGTTGCTATGTTAAATAATTATGATAAATCGCCGATTTTATAA
- the flgM gene encoding flagellar biosynthesis anti-sigma factor FlgM → MIGGPIRIDGIAPNTQIAPEKSQGKAPERSEEVLTKDQVTVSEAAKNIARLMVEVSNIPDIRADKVEELKNAINSGTYEVRGSEIAGKIIKEALIDRLA, encoded by the coding sequence ATGATAGGCGGACCAATAAGAATAGACGGCATAGCACCAAATACTCAGATTGCACCAGAGAAATCTCAAGGAAAGGCTCCAGAAAGGAGTGAAGAGGTCCTTACAAAAGACCAGGTAACAGTATCAGAGGCTGCAAAAAATATAGCAAGACTCATGGTTGAAGTAAGCAATATCCCTGATATCAGAGCAGATAAAGTGGAAGAGCTTAAAAATGCGATTAATTCAGGCACCTATGAAGTCAGAGGAAGTGAGATAGCAGGTAAGATAATCAAGGAGGCTTTAATTGACAGGCTGGCATGA
- a CDS encoding flagellar protein FlgN, giving the protein MTGWHDELVKILEEEEKLLKALYDTVSKERDAIVSLDSQELERILIEKQEILTKLSLWEKEREKLLEKHNLKGTGLEKIIESADKNSENTLRLRELYKTMKTMLTAIAEIQRINEQLIDRSIIHIGTAIKFLETFGINAKQSLSKEA; this is encoded by the coding sequence TTGACAGGCTGGCATGATGAGCTTGTAAAAATTCTTGAAGAGGAAGAAAAGCTTTTGAAAGCTCTATACGACACTGTTTCAAAAGAGAGGGATGCTATTGTGAGTTTAGATTCTCAGGAACTTGAAAGGATTCTCATAGAGAAACAGGAAATTTTGACAAAGCTTTCTTTGTGGGAAAAGGAAAGAGAAAAACTCCTTGAAAAACACAATCTCAAAGGAACAGGTCTTGAAAAGATTATAGAGTCAGCTGATAAAAACTCTGAAAATACTCTAAGACTTAGAGAACTTTATAAAACAATGAAAACAATGCTCACAGCAATTGCAGAGATACAGAGAATAAATGAACAGCTTATTGATCGCTCAATAATTCATATTGGAACAGCAATAAAATTTCTTGAAACCTTTGGTATTAATGCCAAGCAGAGCCTTTCAAAGGAGGCATAG
- the flgK gene encoding flagellar hook-associated protein FlgK, translating into MALTALFDIGKTGVLTYQKALEVVSHNISNAATEGYTRQDVIFQNMPSGTISARGVSGRGVKLADIRRMYDSFIELQLKTESSRNSYWDVIQKGMLRLESIFNDASDVAFSNAINDFFNAWQELSQNPNGTAERSLLLDKANYLVQRIQVSYRSLLDERYEIFQDSQNLVNEINRYIDQINELNEKIAASPGSLDAKDQRENLVKKLNDIVQITYFEDNAGRYSILLGGMPLVDGGRVYHMSLGLDANQNMQFRLETPSGYIDATELIQGGKLKAEIDLRDSVIPEYMNRMNMLVFDLAEAVNAQHRKGYGLDGSSGNNFFNQIYDLNLTVGSFDDIIFKINNTNTNTYDQYQIQFDGTNWTVTDNTTSSSVTPTVTTWTEGTDTYYKLSFNDVEVTIKNPSNSLDFNFQIKHHTALFFDVAISDTNRIAAAGNDPTGSTSGPMDNTNARAIYGLLDKTIVGNYRPIDFYRAIVSEVGVYSASAQTQKSFQEALVQEMEKRRQDISGVSLDEEAVNLVKYQKMYEASARVIRVADEILATLFEMVR; encoded by the coding sequence ATGGCACTGACTGCACTTTTTGATATTGGTAAAACAGGCGTTCTAACATACCAGAAAGCTCTTGAAGTTGTCTCTCACAATATATCAAATGCAGCTACAGAGGGTTATACAAGGCAGGATGTAATTTTTCAAAATATGCCATCAGGTACGATAAGTGCCCGTGGAGTTTCAGGTAGAGGAGTAAAGCTTGCTGATATTCGTAGAATGTATGACTCTTTCATAGAACTTCAGCTAAAAACAGAAAGCTCACGGAATTCCTACTGGGATGTAATTCAAAAGGGTATGCTTAGACTTGAAAGTATATTTAATGATGCCTCTGATGTAGCATTCAGCAATGCAATAAATGATTTTTTTAATGCATGGCAGGAATTAAGTCAAAATCCTAACGGTACGGCAGAGCGCTCTTTGCTTCTTGACAAGGCAAATTATCTTGTTCAGAGAATTCAGGTATCCTATAGATCTTTGCTTGATGAAAGATACGAAATATTTCAGGACAGTCAAAACCTTGTTAATGAAATAAATAGATATATTGACCAGATAAATGAGCTTAATGAAAAGATTGCTGCAAGCCCCGGTTCTCTTGATGCTAAAGATCAGAGAGAAAATCTTGTAAAAAAACTCAATGACATTGTTCAGATTACCTATTTTGAAGACAATGCTGGCAGATACTCTATCTTACTTGGTGGAATGCCATTGGTTGATGGTGGAAGAGTTTATCACATGAGCTTGGGACTGGATGCCAATCAGAATATGCAATTTAGACTTGAGACACCCTCTGGATACATTGATGCAACTGAGTTAATTCAGGGAGGAAAACTTAAAGCTGAGATCGATTTAAGGGACAGTGTGATTCCTGAATATATGAATAGGATGAATATGCTTGTATTTGATCTTGCAGAAGCGGTAAATGCTCAACACAGAAAGGGATATGGACTTGATGGAAGTTCAGGGAATAACTTTTTTAATCAGATTTATGATTTAAATTTAACAGTAGGTTCATTTGATGATATTATCTTTAAGATAAATAACACCAATACAAACACATATGATCAATACCAAATTCAATTTGATGGAACTAACTGGACAGTTACAGATAACACAACAAGTTCTTCTGTTACTCCTACTGTAACTACATGGACAGAGGGAACAGACACATACTATAAGTTAAGCTTTAATGATGTGGAAGTTACAATAAAAAATCCTTCGAACAGTCTTGATTTCAACTTTCAAATAAAGCATCATACTGCGCTATTTTTTGATGTGGCGATATCAGATACAAACAGAATCGCTGCTGCCGGTAATGATCCTACGGGTTCTACTTCCGGTCCTATGGACAACACAAATGCAAGGGCAATATATGGACTGCTTGATAAAACTATAGTGGGCAACTACAGACCAATAGATTTTTACAGAGCCATTGTTTCAGAAGTTGGAGTTTACTCTGCAAGTGCTCAAACTCAAAAAAGCTTTCAAGAAGCTCTGGTTCAGGAAATGGAAAAGAGAAGACAGGATATTTCAGGCGTGAGCCTCGATGAGGAAGCTGTAAATCTTGTTAAATATCAGAAGATGTACGAAGCTTCGGCAAGGGTGATAAGAGTTGCCGATGAAATACTTGCAACACTTTTTGAAATGGTGAGGTAA
- the flgL gene encoding flagellar hook-associated protein FlgL, protein MKVTSSFFYKTFLNDLNKQIEGMFKAQRQLATGKRILSPGDDPVAISRIVKYNSEISALDEYKRVMDTAKNYNSAIETAINDLKNMVIKAKQYAVQGSTDTLSATDRLALAREVDTLIQRSIETINTKVAGRYIFAGYRADTAPVNTTTGLYESDTNLQYLDISFFLDVAVNLPATEFFTYQISPTDPNRSIKVLTPYNYNFTTDPNAPYDADPLGALLMPKPQSGAITDPATAFTINGGTLTIKFADNQAVTVNVSANASLNDIRDAINNDPQASKYVKAWVVNTGTSISPDYRLVIGSVPNGKSDMIRIDVTTTDASATGLNLLAYNPESGNVSMSFQENINGYNYITDPNDPNYYSFNNNYLNENYYLRAFHFLKVALENNDQGRIQKAVDYMDKIADKLFKQQSLIGARLNKIESISDYNLELETNTKQSLSNDRDIDAIQVISELNQRMTVLQAMRITMTDFFRSNLFDFLR, encoded by the coding sequence ATGAAAGTCACATCAAGCTTTTTTTACAAAACATTTTTGAATGACCTAAACAAACAAATTGAAGGCATGTTTAAAGCTCAAAGACAGCTTGCAACAGGAAAGAGAATTCTATCACCGGGTGATGACCCTGTTGCCATATCAAGAATTGTGAAATATAATTCAGAAATTTCCGCTCTCGATGAGTATAAGAGAGTGATGGATACAGCAAAAAACTATAACTCTGCAATTGAGACTGCAATTAATGACCTTAAAAATATGGTTATAAAAGCAAAACAGTATGCAGTGCAGGGCTCAACTGACACTCTTTCAGCAACAGACAGACTGGCTCTGGCTCGAGAAGTTGATACCTTAATTCAGCGTAGTATTGAAACAATTAATACAAAAGTAGCAGGAAGGTATATATTTGCCGGATATAGAGCCGATACAGCTCCTGTAAACACAACAACCGGTTTATACGAATCTGACACAAACCTTCAATATCTTGATATAAGTTTTTTCCTTGATGTTGCAGTAAATCTTCCAGCTACAGAATTCTTTACATATCAGATTTCTCCTACCGATCCTAATAGAAGCATTAAGGTTTTAACACCTTACAACTATAATTTTACTACAGACCCAAATGCTCCTTACGATGCAGACCCTCTCGGAGCTTTGCTTATGCCAAAGCCTCAATCAGGAGCAATAACTGATCCAGCTACAGCTTTTACAATTAATGGAGGGACTCTTACAATCAAGTTTGCCGATAATCAGGCTGTAACTGTTAATGTTTCAGCTAATGCTTCTTTGAACGATATCAGAGATGCAATAAACAATGATCCACAGGCTTCCAAATATGTTAAAGCATGGGTTGTAAATACAGGAACATCAATCTCTCCCGATTACCGTCTTGTAATTGGAAGTGTTCCCAATGGAAAGTCTGATATGATAAGAATTGATGTAACCACGACAGATGCTTCAGCTACAGGACTTAACCTTTTAGCCTACAATCCCGAATCTGGCAATGTCTCAATGAGTTTTCAGGAAAACATAAATGGATATAACTACATCACAGACCCTAATGACCCAAATTATTACAGCTTTAACAATAATTATCTCAATGAAAACTACTATTTACGGGCATTTCATTTTCTCAAAGTAGCTCTTGAGAACAATGATCAGGGAAGAATTCAGAAAGCCGTTGATTATATGGATAAAATTGCAGATAAGCTTTTCAAACAACAATCTCTTATCGGAGCAAGGCTTAATAAAATTGAGAGTATTTCTGACTACAACCTTGAGTTGGAAACAAATACAAAGCAGTCCCTCTCAAATGATCGTGATATTGATGCCATTCAGGTAATATCAGAGCTCAATCAGAGAATGACGGTGCTGCAGGCAATGAGGATTACTATGACAGACTTTTTCCGCAGCAATCTTTTTGATTTCCTGAGATAA
- the csrA gene encoding carbon storage regulator CsrA, producing MLVLTRKTGQSIRIGDDIIVKIIDVDGSQVKIGIEAPKGVLIFREELYEKIKESNIEALKASKELRPEDLIK from the coding sequence TTGTTAGTCCTTACAAGGAAAACAGGTCAGTCAATTAGAATAGGTGATGACATTATTGTTAAGATTATAGATGTTGATGGCTCGCAGGTAAAAATTGGCATTGAAGCACCTAAGGGTGTTCTTATATTCAGGGAAGAGCTTTATGAAAAAATTAAGGAGAGTAACATAGAAGCATTAAAGGCTTCAAAAGAATTAAGACCGGAGGATTTGATAAAGTGA
- the fliW gene encoding flagellar assembly protein FliW, whose protein sequence is MIKIQSSRFGELEIDENEIINFPCGIPGIPFEKFILRDLIEPVKWLIAVDDPDVAMLVVPPFKFFPTYGFELSDEISSILEAEKEEDIEVYVALLKYNDGVAANLKSPFIINKNKKIGVQILLEDEKYSFKEPIKK, encoded by the coding sequence GTGATAAAGATTCAAAGTTCAAGATTCGGTGAACTTGAGATTGATGAAAATGAAATAATTAATTTTCCCTGCGGAATTCCCGGGATTCCCTTTGAAAAATTCATACTGAGAGATCTCATAGAACCTGTAAAGTGGCTTATTGCTGTAGATGATCCTGATGTAGCAATGCTTGTTGTGCCTCCATTTAAGTTTTTCCCCACCTATGGTTTTGAACTGAGCGATGAGATTTCATCAATACTTGAAGCAGAGAAGGAAGAGGACATAGAAGTTTATGTGGCTCTGCTTAAATATAATGACGGAGTTGCGGCAAACCTTAAATCTCCTTTTATTATAAATAAAAACAAAAAAATTGGTGTTCAGATTCTTCTTGAAGATGAAAAATATAGCTTTAAGGAGCCAATTAAAAAATGA
- a CDS encoding methyltransferase domain-containing protein, whose product MKVWKAKTKFDLSFNGYEFKIKPGDKYLFADDVFNLLPEQVKSAFEQAHSFLPPFYKGENLNGKTLLVIAQAAIGDALCMTPALREIKKKYPNMTLNVTISGRAKPVLEGLPYIDNLLPMPVPFKEVSRADYIVKVVEMVNTPQFDNLSLIDYYLWKLYIYRAERETPDVLIDEKVLAEMKERFDKIREVSGGKKVLLFHYLASSVHRTIPPRLLKEIEDLIWDEYVPVICSLPEEDITVETALDVYGIRAANLSVFMNDIRYLIASVALSDAVITADTATLHIAAGLDKPTVLVSGPIDAELRASNYPTVIAVTPNYTGQTCVSPCKIHATTEPCIEAQVKRQFYSPCIESIPPKVIYLALKDAELLTQKEFETPEKCIVCEFNGNIPLFEVINGARIFECPSCGLQFTYPMKVMDYDRAYRKEHEDLLSFTNIPCESFLQVEDEPIEIEKWSRLPRFNVLIPILQHLPKGNLLDVGCSTEFFLLIARKMGFETYGMEVSEKAVSIARDKYKLNVARALTFDELPQEFKKPYKVITAFEVLEHVHEPGRFLKDIYSFLDEDGIFIMSCPPFYKFENIARGYRKYKWWYGDYPPNHVTRWKPWTLHYALKKAGFGEVHVFTEPLLPATVFEGVVPLSFQLKTPDEKVITIDSKTTRTIVSETLKPLYLNSRILGNFQYAIAVKGKNTINFEQLIRKAIKFSAVEIIWGM is encoded by the coding sequence ATGAAAGTCTGGAAGGCAAAAACAAAGTTTGATTTGAGCTTCAATGGTTACGAATTTAAAATCAAACCAGGGGATAAGTACCTCTTTGCCGATGATGTATTCAATCTTCTTCCTGAACAGGTAAAATCAGCCTTTGAGCAGGCTCACAGCTTTCTACCCCCTTTTTATAAGGGTGAAAATCTAAACGGTAAAACTCTGCTTGTGATAGCTCAGGCTGCTATTGGTGATGCTTTATGTATGACTCCTGCTTTAAGAGAGATTAAAAAGAAGTATCCCAATATGACACTTAATGTAACGATTTCAGGTAGAGCAAAGCCTGTTCTGGAAGGATTACCCTATATTGACAATCTCCTTCCAATGCCTGTTCCATTCAAAGAAGTATCAAGAGCTGATTACATAGTTAAAGTTGTTGAGATGGTTAACACACCTCAGTTTGACAATCTGAGCCTCATTGATTACTATCTGTGGAAGCTTTACATTTACAGGGCAGAAAGGGAAACACCTGATGTTTTGATTGACGAGAAAGTTTTAGCTGAGATGAAAGAGCGATTTGACAAAATAAGGGAAGTTTCAGGTGGAAAGAAAGTTTTACTATTCCATTATCTTGCCTCATCTGTTCACAGAACAATTCCACCGAGACTTTTAAAAGAAATAGAGGATCTCATATGGGATGAATATGTTCCAGTAATATGCTCTTTACCAGAGGAAGATATTACAGTTGAGACAGCACTTGATGTTTACGGAATAAGAGCAGCTAATCTTTCAGTTTTCATGAATGATATAAGATATCTCATTGCCTCTGTAGCTCTTTCTGATGCAGTTATTACAGCAGATACAGCAACCCTTCATATTGCTGCAGGGCTTGATAAGCCAACTGTGCTTGTATCAGGACCTATTGATGCCGAATTAAGAGCATCAAACTATCCAACAGTTATTGCAGTCACTCCAAACTACACAGGACAGACCTGTGTTTCTCCATGCAAGATACATGCAACAACAGAGCCCTGCATAGAAGCACAGGTGAAAAGACAGTTTTACAGCCCCTGCATTGAGAGTATTCCACCAAAGGTTATATATTTAGCCCTTAAAGATGCTGAGTTACTTACTCAAAAAGAATTTGAAACTCCTGAAAAATGCATTGTCTGCGAGTTTAATGGTAATATCCCACTTTTTGAAGTAATTAATGGTGCAAGAATTTTTGAATGCCCCTCCTGTGGTTTGCAGTTTACCTACCCCATGAAGGTTATGGATTATGATAGAGCTTATAGAAAAGAACATGAAGACCTTTTAAGCTTTACAAACATACCTTGTGAATCCTTTCTTCAAGTTGAGGATGAGCCAATAGAGATAGAAAAATGGAGTAGGCTACCCAGATTCAATGTATTAATTCCGATTTTACAGCATCTACCAAAGGGGAATCTCCTTGATGTTGGCTGCTCAACAGAATTTTTTCTCCTCATTGCAAGGAAAATGGGATTTGAAACCTACGGAATGGAAGTTTCAGAGAAAGCAGTAAGCATTGCAAGGGATAAATACAAACTTAATGTTGCCAGAGCTCTCACCTTTGATGAACTTCCTCAGGAGTTTAAAAAGCCATATAAAGTTATCACAGCCTTTGAAGTTCTTGAACATGTCCATGAACCCGGGAGATTTTTAAAAGATATTTATTCATTTCTTGATGAAGATGGCATTTTTATTATGAGCTGTCCACCATTTTATAAATTTGAAAACATAGCAAGAGGATACAGAAAATATAAATGGTGGTATGGTGATTATCCACCCAATCATGTAACAAGATGGAAACCATGGACACTTCATTATGCCCTGAAAAAAGCTGGATTTGGCGAAGTACATGTTTTTACAGAGCCTCTTTTGCCAGCAACTGTCTTTGAAGGAGTGGTACCTCTCAGCTTTCAGCTTAAAACACCTGATGAAAAGGTCATAACCATTGATAGTAAAACAACCAGGACGATAGTTTCTGAAACTTTAAAGCCTCTTTATCTCAATTCAAGAATTCTTGGAAATTTTCAGTATGCCATTGCAGTAAAGGGCAAAAATACAATCAATTTTGAGCAACTTATAAGAAAAGCTATAAAATTTTCAGCAGTTGAAATAATATGGGGTATGTGA